In one Zobellia galactanivorans genomic region, the following are encoded:
- a CDS encoding YheT family hydrolase, which yields MPLVTSHYNPPFIFKNGHLSTVYSGLFRRIKGVQQTRERIELDDGDFMDLDWSYAKIASEKVVILLHGLEGNAQRPYITGSAKAFNADGIDACAVNFRGCSGETNRLFRSYHSGATEDLDAVVQHIVKNKNYSEIYIKGVSLGGNMALKYAGEARDLPPELKAVIGVSVPCDLYSSLRALLSPNNYLYAKRFKKHLVEKLYPKQKMFPNNISMEDITNIKTLKDFDDIYTSRAHGFKNAIDYYQQCSCRQFLPDIKIPTLIINAKNDSFLGEECYPVAEANKNRHLYLNLPDYGGHVGFVSSSNFYYSEKTAIKFVQDMV from the coding sequence ATGCCTTTAGTTACCTCACATTACAATCCCCCCTTTATATTTAAGAACGGACATCTCTCTACAGTATATTCCGGTCTTTTTAGACGCATAAAAGGAGTACAGCAAACCCGAGAACGCATTGAGCTTGACGATGGGGATTTTATGGATTTGGACTGGAGCTATGCCAAAATTGCCTCAGAAAAAGTGGTGATACTATTGCACGGCCTAGAAGGCAATGCCCAACGCCCCTATATCACAGGAAGCGCCAAAGCCTTTAATGCAGATGGTATCGATGCATGCGCCGTAAATTTCAGGGGATGCAGCGGTGAAACCAACCGCTTGTTTCGTTCGTACCATTCCGGTGCCACCGAAGACCTCGACGCCGTTGTTCAACATATCGTAAAAAACAAAAACTATTCTGAAATTTATATAAAAGGCGTTAGTCTGGGCGGAAATATGGCCCTAAAATATGCCGGAGAAGCAAGGGACTTGCCCCCTGAGCTAAAAGCGGTAATCGGTGTGTCGGTTCCCTGTGACCTTTACAGCTCGCTCAGAGCGCTCCTATCGCCCAACAACTACCTCTATGCCAAACGTTTCAAAAAACATTTGGTCGAAAAATTATATCCCAAACAAAAGATGTTTCCCAATAACATATCAATGGAGGATATCACGAATATTAAAACCTTAAAAGACTTTGACGACATCTATACGAGCAGGGCACACGGTTTTAAAAACGCCATTGATTATTACCAACAATGCAGTTGCAGACAGTTCTTGCCCGACATAAAAATCCCTACCTTAATCATCAATGCCAAAAACGATTCTTTTTTGGGCGAGGAATGTTATCCGGTGGCCGAAGCCAACAAAAATCGGCATCTGTATTTAAACCTTCCCGATTATGGGGGTCATGTGGGCTTCGTAAGCTCTTCAAACTTTTATTACTCCGAAAAAACAGCAATTAAATTTGTGCAAGACATGGTTTAA
- a CDS encoding FAD-dependent oxidoreductase codes for MNDPRFPQLPQSHVNILKGYGNIEHYNEETVVFDLGQLRYDFFVVLEGEIAILNPNNEKKVIVVHGKNEFSGDSGMLSDRGAQFRAVAKAGSELLKVSPYKLKEAIAKHSNLSDLLLNAFLQRQDTILNEYVGGIKLVGSGNSKEAYAIRDFMDKNYIWYNFLDVDQTSEANDLLKNFDLSEKDLPLMICNGGQLHMKPSLDEVARFSGVLMDFEDKIFDLLVIGAGPSGLAASVYAASEGLSVVTIDSNAPGGQAGKSSKIENYLGFPTGISGRDLANRAYVQAQKFGCNISIPHRAEKIEHTGNHFVLSATNGKVIKAKSLMAATGANYRQLPIDAIQKYEGSGVYYSATGMNASACKSELVGVVGGGNSAGQAALFLADYAKEVHVVLRGGDLGAKMSDYLVQRIEAAPNIYVQLNAQVTELKGDHHLESLVLRKKDGQETEMNITNLFTFIGAKPCTEWLEGIVATDEKGFVCTGPGINEEDLYMCDIYSQRKPQSLETSIPGFFAVGDVRKGSVKRVASAVGEGSMAVSQVHRFLADLRARESAGVKAWSIK; via the coding sequence ATGAATGATCCCAGATTTCCGCAATTGCCCCAAAGCCATGTCAATATTTTAAAGGGATATGGGAATATTGAACACTATAACGAAGAAACGGTAGTATTCGATTTAGGCCAACTGAGGTATGATTTCTTTGTTGTACTCGAAGGAGAAATTGCCATACTCAACCCTAACAATGAAAAAAAAGTAATAGTTGTACATGGTAAGAACGAGTTTTCGGGAGATAGTGGAATGTTATCTGATCGCGGAGCGCAGTTTAGGGCCGTTGCCAAAGCGGGTTCGGAGCTTCTTAAGGTGAGTCCCTATAAATTAAAAGAGGCCATAGCCAAACATAGTAATCTAAGTGATTTGCTGCTTAATGCTTTTTTGCAGCGTCAAGATACCATTTTGAACGAGTACGTAGGAGGTATCAAGTTGGTAGGGTCGGGCAACTCAAAAGAGGCCTACGCCATTCGCGATTTTATGGATAAGAACTATATCTGGTATAACTTTTTAGATGTAGATCAAACTTCGGAAGCCAATGATTTGCTCAAAAATTTTGACCTTTCCGAAAAGGATCTGCCTCTTATGATCTGCAACGGAGGCCAGCTTCATATGAAACCTTCCTTAGATGAAGTGGCCCGTTTTTCTGGGGTGTTAATGGATTTTGAAGACAAGATATTCGACCTGTTGGTCATCGGCGCAGGTCCATCGGGCTTGGCGGCCAGTGTCTATGCGGCTTCTGAAGGATTAAGTGTCGTTACCATAGATAGCAATGCCCCGGGAGGCCAGGCCGGAAAGAGCTCTAAAATCGAGAATTATTTGGGATTTCCTACGGGAATATCGGGGCGTGACCTTGCGAATCGGGCCTATGTACAGGCGCAGAAGTTCGGTTGTAATATTTCCATTCCCCATAGGGCGGAAAAAATAGAGCATACGGGCAACCATTTTGTGCTTTCGGCCACTAACGGAAAAGTAATAAAGGCAAAGTCGTTAATGGCGGCTACGGGAGCCAATTATCGGCAATTACCTATTGATGCCATTCAAAAATACGAAGGTAGCGGGGTGTATTATTCCGCTACGGGGATGAACGCATCGGCTTGCAAAAGTGAATTGGTAGGCGTTGTGGGAGGAGGAAATTCGGCGGGTCAGGCTGCATTGTTTCTTGCCGATTATGCCAAAGAGGTACATGTGGTATTACGGGGAGGTGACCTCGGGGCGAAAATGAGCGATTATCTCGTACAGCGCATTGAGGCGGCACCTAATATTTACGTGCAATTGAACGCCCAAGTAACCGAATTGAAAGGAGATCATCATTTGGAATCGCTTGTATTGCGTAAAAAGGATGGCCAGGAAACCGAAATGAACATTACCAACCTGTTTACCTTTATAGGGGCCAAACCATGTACCGAATGGTTGGAGGGCATTGTGGCCACCGATGAAAAAGGTTTTGTTTGTACAGGGCCGGGAATTAATGAAGAAGACCTGTATATGTGCGATATCTACAGCCAACGGAAACCACAGTCCCTAGAGACTAGTATACCGGGTTTTTTCGCGGTGGGCGATGTGCGCAAGGGTTCTGTAAAGCGGGTTGCTTCCGCGGTAGGCGAAGGGTCGATGGCGGTAAGTCAAGTCCATCGGTTTTTGGCCGATTTGAGGGCTAGGGAATCGGCAGGTGTAAAAGCCTGGTCAATAAAATAA
- a CDS encoding UBP-type zinc finger domain-containing protein, translated as MSKIAQKCGHLNQITEVKQAKAQECAKCLETGDSWVHLRTCQSCGVTLCCDSSPNRHASKHAHSSGHPVISSAEPNERWLWCYEDEQIARY; from the coding sequence ATGTCAAAAATAGCCCAAAAATGTGGTCATTTAAATCAGATCACGGAAGTAAAACAGGCAAAGGCACAGGAATGTGCCAAATGTTTGGAAACCGGAGATAGTTGGGTTCATTTACGTACCTGTCAATCTTGCGGCGTTACACTTTGTTGTGACAGTTCACCCAATCGACACGCCAGCAAGCACGCCCATTCAAGTGGGCACCCCGTAATAAGTAGTGCAGAACCTAACGAAAGATGGCTTTGGTGCTATGAAGATGAACAAATCGCTAGATATTAA